The genomic segment TGAGTAATGCGATGACGGCGTATCAAGGTTTGGCACGTGCCGCGGTACAAACGGGCGATTTTCGAAAGGCATATGAGGCGCAGATGCAGTATCAGCAAATCAATGACAGCCTTTTGAGTATAGAAAAAACAAAATCCCTGCAAGAGCTCATCACGCGCTATGAAACAGAGAAAAAAGAAATAACAATTCGCGAGCAGCAAGAGCGCCTGAAAGTCCAGTCGCTGGAAAGCGATCGAAAAAATATACTGATCGTAGGAATTATATTACTGCTTGCCGTCGTCGGGGGCGCTTCATTTTTTTATATACAAACCCTACAGGCCCGCAAGAAAAATGAAATACTCAGTATGCAGATGATCGCTGCCGAAAAAAGTAAAGCAATGGAAGTGGCTATAGCTCAATCCGAATTGAAGGGGCTTAAATCCCAAATGAATCCGCACTTCATATATAACGTACTCAATTCGATACAGAGTTTCGTATATGCCAATCAAAAAAACGAAGCCAGTGAAAATCTCAGTAAATTTTCCGATCTGATGCGTAAAACACTGGAGAACAGCGGCCGACAATGGATAACACTGCACGAGGAGACCGAATATCTTTTCCGTTATTTGGAGTTGGAAGCGCTTTGTGCGGATCATGCTTTTCAATATGAAATCGTTGTTGAGCCGGGATTAGATCCTTATACAGTCGAAGTTCCGGCTATGGTCATACAACCCTTTGCCGAAAATGCGATCAAACACGGCCTGCTGCACAAATCGGGTTCCAAAAAACTCAGCATTCGTTTTGAAAAAAATTTATCGGGAAACGATCTGCGTGTTGTGATCGAAGATAACGGAATCGGTCGCGCTGCGTCAGCGGAAATCAATGCGCGTAACGGCAAAAAGCCGCGCTCATTTGCCACGCAAGCCACGGCGGAACGCATCGCGTTATTGAGTCAGCTGCAATCGCGGTCCATTGAGTGTCAATTTACTGACAAGCTGTCGGAACATGGAGCCGCAGGTACACGCGTTGATATAGTCTTTCCTTTGGAGGACAGAGCATGAGTCGCCTGCGGATAATCATCATAGATGATGCCGTCAAAGCGCGTGAAACATTGCGCCTTATGATATCGGAAAACATGACCAATATTGAAATTGTCGGTGAAGCGGGTACGCTGCCGGACGGTGTAAAGCTTATTCACAAAACGAATCCGGACGTGGTATTGCTAGATATCGAAATGCCCGGCCACAGCGGTCTAGAGATACTCGATTTTTTCTCTCCTGAACGGATGCATTTTAAAATAATTTTTGTCACGGCGTATGCCGAACATGCCGTACGTGCATTTGAACTTTCGGCCGTGGATTATATTTTAAAGCCGGTAAGTCCCAATCGCCTGAAGCAAGCACTGGATAAAGTAACCCTCGGTCAAATCAACGCAGAACAGTATCAGGTACTCAAAGAACAAACAGCAGGAACATGGAATAAAATCGCATTAAAAACCGGTGACGGTATTGTTTTTATACCGACCGATCAGATCATATATCTCAAAGCAGAAGGCGCATACACTAAATTTATATTAATGAAACAAGAGCCTATTTTAGTTTCCAAAAATCTGGCCGAATATGAAAAACTGCAATCGGCAGGCCCTTTTGTCCGTGCAGGCCGTTCCATCATCCTCAATCTGTCGCGTATCAAAAAAATAGGCAAAGCTTCTGATGGCAGTGTTACGATGGATAACGGCGATACACTGGCGATCGGCGATGAAACGTATAAACAATTAGTCGAAGCCATCAAAACCATCAAATTGGGTTAAACGTCCTCGGAAGAAATCTGATTTGGCGCATTAACCTCTTCGTACAATCAAATTGATAATCTCCGTTTATGCGGCTATATTCAACATTACTTATTAACTTATGCTCAAAACGAGTCTGAAAGGGCTATGAAGCGCATTGTATTAATATTAATTGCCGGGATTTTTACAACCGGATTTCAATCGGGAAGTACGTTGGTCGGTTATCATGCGAAGATACGCACGACGGTGTATGAAGACCTTTCGGTGGCGCGTGCGATCGAACTGAGTATGGATGCCGATTTGAAGGAAGCAGTCAAATACAAAAAAGATTTTTTCCGTAAAAACGGATACGAGCTGATCGAAAAAAATGAGAATGACCGCCTCACCATAGTCGCACAAAAAGTATTCCCGACGGCGTCGCATCGTATCGAAAAATACGAAGACGATCTGAGCGCGATCACGGTTGAAAAAGAAGGTCTGCGTTTTTCATACCGTGAGGATTTTTACACCAAAATGTTTAAGGAAGAAATCGAACGATCGGATCTACGAAACGATTTACCGGTGGCCAAGATGCTGATGGCGGATACGAAATTTGAGTTTTATATCACACTTCCCGGGAAAATTGATTCGTTGAATAGTGGTGAATTTGACAAAGCGACGGCACACTGGACATACGATATAGACGAATTGATGGAGCATAAATCCATGACGATGCGTGCGCATAGTACAGCCGATCGTGGGGACATTCAGATTTGGATGGTATTTTTGATTGGTGTTTTATTATTACTGATGGCCTATCTGCTGCGCATCAAGCTGCGGATGCGGGCATCGTGAGCGAGGGATATGACGTTTAAAGAAGAAAAAAAAGGTGATGTAACTGTCGTGTACGTGCACGGCAAACTCATGGGCGGTATGGAAACCAGCGCCGTGCATGACCGGGTACATGTATTGGCCGAAAGCGGCGTAAAAAAGTTGGTTCTCGATCTGAGTCAGGTAAAGTGGATGAACAGCTCCGGGCTTGGTGTACTGATGTCCAGCATGACTACGATGAAACTGCACGGTGGCGACTTGCGTTTGTCGGCGGTTATCGAAAAAGTGGAGAGTCTTTTGATGATCACGCAACTTCTCAAGATTTTTAAAACCTACAAAACCGTTGAAGAAGCCGTACAAAGTTTTTCTTCGCAGGAAGTATGAAAATCGGATTTGCCTACGCGCCTGTTTTTTTAGAACACCGAATGCATGCGGGGCATCATCCGGAATGCCCCGAGCGCCTCGTAGCCATTACTCAGGCTTTCGCTGAGGCCAAATTAAGTGACATACTTGAAAACTTACACGTAAAACCTGTCGATGAATCATTATTGGCGGAAGTGCATAGTGAAGCCCATGTTGATCGAATAAAAGAAGAAGCGTCCCGCGCACCGGCGATGATCGATGGCGACACCTACGTCGCGCATGCGTCGTATGAGGCGGCGCGTATGGCCGCAGGTGCCGTTGTGGCGGCCGTAGATGCCGTTTGCTCCGGTCAACTCACCCGTGCATTTTGTGCTGTGCGCCCGCCGGGCCATCATGCCGAAAAAGAAAAAGCGATGGGTTTTTGTTTGTTTAATAATGTAGCTGTCGGAGCGACGTATGCGCGCCGTGCCTACGGATTACAACGCATCGCGATCGTAGATTGGGATGTGCACCATGGTAACGGTACGCAAGCCATTTTTTATGAAGACCCGTCGGTACTTTTTATAAGTACTCACGAATCGCCCTTGTATCCCGGCACAGGTCAGCGTACCGAAATCGGCAGCGGAGCCGGTCAGGGTTACACGCTTAATATACCTATGCATGCCGGTGACGGTGATATGGAGATGGAGACCGTGTTTGATAAACAAATCATACCGGCATTGGATCAATTCAAACCGGAGCTTTTATTCATCTCTGCCGGATTTGATGCACATGACCGGGATCCCTTGGCGAATATGACGGTGACTTCGGAGGGATTTGGAAAATTAACCCGTTTAGTCGTACAGGCGGCAGAAAAACATTGTCAAGGGCGCGTGATCTCTGTATTGGAAGGTGGTTATCATCTTGAAGCATTGGGCGCATCGGTCGTCTCTCATATACGGCAGCTGACCCATGAATAAGCGCGTATCGCCGCCGTGGGCATTGCTTTTGGATGTCACTTTGTGCATATTTTTATTGTTCTTTGGCGCAACGGTATACGGTCAAACTTTAGATTCCAATGTGTCGGCTACGACCGTTTTGCCGCAGGTAAGTCGCGATTCGTTGCGGACGTTTCTTTTGGGAAAGTCGCATGGAAACGAAAAAAAATCAGTGCCGCGGATGACTTTTACGGGGGATACGTTATTCCGTTCGCCGTGGGGCGCCGTGGGGCGCAGTTTTTTGGTCAACGGCTGGGGACAGTGGTACAATGAACGGCCGATGAAAGGATTGGTTTTTCTTGGCGCCGATGCGGCGATGATCTATTTTTACCGTGTTAAAAACCGGAAAGTAGATAAAATACAAGCCCAACGAAAACGGATAGACCGTCAATTGGTAAACGATCCTTTTCTCACGGCGGAACAGAAGTCCATTTTGCGATCAAGATTTAGCAATCTGACAAGCGATTTGGATGGTGCATTGACGGATCGCAATTTATACGGATGGTTATTTGCCATTTCGCATTTGATGGGAATGATTGATGCGTATGTGGATGCGCACTTGTTTAATTTTGATGAAAAAATGGAACTTGCTTACGGGACGGATGGCCGGTATTTTAACGTGGCTATGCGTATAACATTTTAACGGGACATTGTGAAGGCCCAAAAGAAAAAAATAATGCCTGCCGCTTCCGACGCCAAAAAACGCCGGGAGCCCAAGAATGCCGAACGTATTCAGAAGATTTTGATGAATTCGGATAAAATGGCTTCACTGGGTCAACTGATAGCTGGCGTAGCGCACGAACTCAACAATCCGATCAGCTTTATTGAGAGCAATGTTATTTTTTTAGAAAAATACTGCAACGACCTTCGCACGGTAATCACTATGCTAGAATCGTCGCAAACTATGGATGCTGATGTGCGGGCTAAAGTCGAGGCATACAAAAAAGAAATGGAATGGGATTTTGCCATGGGCGACATGGAAAATATCCTCAAAAGTTTCAATGAAGGCGCTACCCGCATTCGGTCCATTCTTGCCAGCTTAAGCGCATTCTCCCGGGGCAATCGCATTGCACGGGAAGAAATGAATATACACGAAGCGATCGATAACACGATCAATCTTTTGCGATACAAATCCCGTCATGTCGTAGAATTTGAAACCAAATATAAAGCCAATCCTTACATCATCGCCAATCGCGGTGAGATCAATCAAGTGCTGATGAATCTCATCATTAATGCGATACACGCCGTCCAACATAAATTCGAAAACGGCGGTAAAGGCGCGATTTACATTCATACTCATTCGGGCGAAAACTTTGTTTACATAGATATCAAAGATAACGGCGAAGGCATCCCGGATATTTATAAAAACGAAATTTTTAAAGCATTCTTTACGACGAAAAAAGAAGGCGAAGGCACCGGTTTGGGTTTGCCGATTTCCAAAGAGATCGTCGAAAAACACGGTGGCGCGATCGAATTTGAAAGCCGTGCCGGTATCGGCACTTGTTTTACAGTAAAACTTCCTTTTGGTACGGATGAAGAAATCGACGTGCCCAAAGATACGCATAACCAAGGGAAAAAATCGTGAGTGTAGCGACGGTTGCATCTCCGTCTATGACGGAACCCAACAAGATCATGCATGATATTTTGGTGGTAGATGATGAGGTGGATAATCTTGATCTGCTGAAACGTACGTTTCGCCGGGAGTACAATGTGTACTCGGCCAACAGTGCCGCGGAGGCGTTGAAACTTTTGGATGAACGCGAATTTGCCGTGATCGTCAGCGATCAGCGTATGCCGGAAATGACGGGCGTTGAAATGTTTCAGAAAGCGCGCGAAAAATATCCGCAGACCATTCGGATTTTGCTTACCGGTTATACCGACATCAATGCGCTGGTAGATGCGATCAACATGGGTCACGTGTATCGCTATGTGACCAAACCGTGGAGTCGTGAAGAAATCGTCATGACCGTCAAGCGCGCGGTCGAGCATTACGAAACGACCAAACAAAATGCGCGGCTCTTGGATGAATTGAAAATCAAAAACGAAGAACTGGATCGTAATAACAAACAACTGAAACGCTTGGATGAACTTAAAACACGGTTCATGGTTATTTCATCGCACGAATTGCGCACACCCGCCTCCATCATTTCCGGAAATCTGGAGTTGCTTATGTCCGGTGCAATGGGTGAAGTGCCCCCGGAACATCAGGAGATCGTTACCAATGCATATAAAGGCACGACGCGTCTGATTGATTTGATCGAAGATGTTTTGTCTGTTATGCGTTCGGATTCGCATAATCTCAAACTCAATCTTTCGGCATATTCACCGCGTGAGGTGCTGGAAGAAGTCATTTCCAGTTACAGGGCTTTTTTGCATGAACGCCGGCAAACGGTACAAAACGAGTTACCGGAATTGACCATTGAGGGTGATCGTGACAGGATGTTTCATGTATTTGCCAACGCGCTCAGCAACGCGATGAAGTATTCCCGCGACGGTGAAACCATCGGGGTATCGGGGAAACTCAACGGCGATCATATGCGCATTACATTTCGCGACGCGGGTATCGGTATTCCTCCGGAAGAACTGGAGCGTATTTTTGAAAAGTTTTACCAACTCGGTGATGCGGATCAGCATCGGACGAGTAAACATAAATTTATGGGCGGCGGCAGCGGTCTGGGACTTACTATCGTACGCGGTATCGTGGAAGAACACCACGGTCGTGTATGGGCGGAAAGCGAAGGCAAAGATAAAGGTGCTGCACTTCAAATCGAATTACCTTTGCAACAACCGGTAGCCGGATAAACGAAAGAGCTCAACGTGCCGCAAAGTTTGTCTTATGTTCATAGTGTTCATCTTGCACTCACGCGCCGATGCGGGGCCCAATGCAATTATTGTACGTTCAAGCAATCGGATTCGCCGTTGATGACGTTTGACGAAATCGAACAGGTGATTCGCAAACAAAAACCAACCGGCATTTCAACGGTGGTGTTGGGCGCTGGTCAATCGCTAGAAAGCTTGGCGGACTTACCGGCGTTGTGGAATGATCAGGGGTACGCATCGTTTATACACTACGTGCAGGATGTGTGCCGCATCGTACTGGAACATCAACTTTTGCCTGTGGTGGATATTGGTCCGCTTACATATGCCCAACTGGAGATGTTGCGTCCGTTTGTTCCTACGATTCATTTAGCTTTGGAGAATATCAATACGGACTTTCGCGCGACGGTACAACAAAATAAAAGCGCCGATGACATTATGGAAACTTTTTCCGATGCGGGCATTCTCGGCATACCGGTTACGACCGGTTTACTTTTCGGCGCGGGCGAGAGTATTGATGACGGGTTGGCGACGCTCAATGCGTTGGACGAAATTCAGAAACGTTATCACAACCTGCAGTCCGTTACCCTGCAATATGTCTATGATACGAAACGCGGGAATGCGACACGAACCGACATAGAATATCTGGATATGTTGGTAAAATACAGCCGAAAGGTCATGCCGGATGTTGCCGTGATCGTGCCTATACATACTCAATTGCATTGGTTTGATGAAGGCCTTTTGCCGGATGATATCGGATTTGTGTTTGAAGGTTTTGACGGAATCAATTATGATGCGCCATTTCCTAAATTAACGGAACTGGAACGGCAGTTTGCCAAAAATCATATTACGCTTGTTCCCCGTTTGCCGGTGTTTCCGGATTTTATTGATCGCATTGATGCATCGGAAAGTTTACGCAGCGTCTTAGCCGACTGGCAATCCAAACGTATGTATGTAACCTATGCAAAGGCTTGATCTCATATGACATCATTTGCCAATCTTCATGTCATACGCCATCCGCTGGTTCAGCAAAAACTGACTTACCTGCGAGATAAAAATACATCCCATCGTGAATTTCGCAAATTGCTCAGTGAAATCACGGCATTTATGATTTTTGAAATCACACAAGATCTGAAAACCAAAGATATCCAGGTCGAAACGCCGCTTGAAACTACGACGGCGCAGGTATTGGCCGATCACGTCGTGCTTGTGCCGGTATTGCGTGCAGGTTTGGGAATGCTGGATGGCGCGCTTGATCTTATTCCGAATGCTAAAGTCGGTCACATCGGCCTTTATCGCAATGAACAAACGCTGGAGCCAGTGGAATACTATGCCAAGTTTCCGCCGACTCTGCCGGAAGCTACGGCGATCATGCTCGATCCGATGCTGGCCACCGGAGGGAGCTCTTCGGCGGCGGTGGCTTTGCTCAAACGTAAAAGAGCACGGCATATCAAATGTTTGTCTCTTGTCGCAGCACCGGAAGGTGTAGAGCGCATGCTCAAAGATCATCCCGACGTGATGATTTATACAGCCGGGCTCGATCGTCAACTCAATGAACACGGCTATATCGTACCCGGTTTGGGCGATGCCGGTGATCGTCTTTACGGAACTAAATAGGTTTAACGACGTATCTTGGATTTATCAGGAACATACATACCACCGGATCAGCAGCGATCACCTGATTTTCAGCTTACAATACCGAGTATGCTGGATAAGCTGAATGCGGTCGAAGAGATCACGGAGCGTGTGGCCGATGCGTTTCACCTTCGCGACGATGACCGTGATAATCTCGCCATAGCCGTGACCGAGCTAACGAACAATGCGATCATTCACGGCAATAAATTTGATCCTAAAAAGAATGTCATACTCAGTTTTTACAACGATGACGGCGTTCTTAAAGTGTATATTCGCGATTTTGGCAAGGGTTTTGATCCGGGTGCGGTGGATAATCCACTGGATCCTGAAAATTTATTGAAAGAAAGCGGAAGAGGAATCTTTATTTTGCGTTCTATTATGGACGACGTACAGTTTATGTTTGCCGGCGATGGTACAGTGGTCAAAATCGTAAAACGCTTTCTACCGAAATAATGAAAACGAAAGGGGTTCGTATGAAACATATATTTTTGGGACTTTGTATTTTTACGCTGAGTTTTCCTCTTTTCGCGCAGGAGGAATTTGATGAAACCGCGTATGAATCCGGTGATGCTAAACTCGGGAACGGCTGGGGTATGAATGTTCAGGTATCCACGGTCGGCTTTGTTATCGGCGGCGTGTATAACTATAAAGTCGCACAACATACGTGGTTGTCCACTTCACTTGATCTTTTTTGGGTCAATGGTGAAAACGAACAACAGGTGTGGGATCCTATTACTGGACAAACCATCAGTATTAATAGTGAAACTATTCTGATGTTGCCGCTTGTTTTTCAGATGAAGCGCAGACTTTTCCCGGAGACAATGTCCAACAATCTGAGGCCGTTTATTGTCGGCGGCGGCGGTGTGGTGTATGGCTGGTTTATTGACAGTGATGTCAGCAAAAGTAAATTACCCCCACCGCAGGAGAATACCCAATATACATACACCTTGATCGGAGGTATTGGCGCAGACATTGGCAAACCGGGTTCGACAGGATACGGACTTGATGTCAAATACCAATGGCTTCGGTATTCGAATTACCTCGGCGCCCGCAAAAAATTTGATAATATCCAGGTCGGGTTTCACGTTAACTTTCGCTCCAACTAAACAGTATGGAAATACAGATCAAACAAAAAAAACGCGTCGTCGTCGCGATGAGCGGCGGTGTGGATAGTACGGCTTCTGCCGCCTTGCTCAAGGAGCAGGGATACGAAGTCATCGGCGTAACGATGAAGTTGTGGAATTACGATGAGGTAGGCGGCGGCGAGATCAATCGGGAAAGCGGGTGTTGCTCCATTGACACCATGCACGATGCGCGTGTGGTATGCGAACAGTTAGGCGTACCGCATTATGTGTGGGATTTGAGCGACGAATTTGGTCGCGCCGTGATTGATAACTTTGTCAATGAATACCTTGAAGGTCGTACGCCCAATCCCTGTGTGATGTGCAATAAACATATCAAATGGGGAACGTTTCTCACCAAAGCTTTACATCTCGGCGCCGATTTTGTAGCAACCGGGCATTACGCGCGATCAGTTTACGATCCCGTCAGCGGCAAATATACTTTGCGTAAAAGTTACAACCGCAAAAAAGATCAATCCTATGCTTTATGGGGTATTCGTCAAAAGGCGCTGGCGATGACACTTTTTCCCGTCGGTGAAATGTCGGACAAAGAAGAGGTTCGCGAAGTCGCATCACGCCTACATTTGCGAACGGCGAAGAAAAAAGAAAGTCAGGAAATTTGTTTTATCACGGATAATAATTACAACCGTTTTCTCAAAGAGAAAATAAGCGGCCTTTCTGAGAAACTCGCACACGGAATGATCAAAACCCATGACGGGCAAGTCGTCGGTGAACACGACGGATATGCTTTTTATACGATCGGTCAGCGTCGTGGTGTGGGTGTCGCGATGAATGAACCTGTGTATGTCACGGAGATCAGCGCCAAAGATAACACCATTTACGTCGGTCGTAAGGATGATCTTTTGGCAACGGGGCTTACTGCGACACAAGTCAATCTTTGTCGGCATGAAGCGATCACGGAAGCCATGCCTATTACGGCCAAAATCCGATATAACGACGTCGGCCACGAAGGCGTTCTCACACTCAACGAAATCGGCGAAACCCAGGTGATTTTTAATCAACCCCAACGCGCCATTACACCGGGCCAATCGGTCGTATTTTATGACGGTGATGAAGTGATCGGCGGCGGGATCATAGATCGTGTACTCAAAGAAACACTGCAACCGGTTTAAGATAGCATGTCCACCCATCATACCATAACCAAAGTCACGACAGAACAGCTGCGCCGCATGAAACAAAGCGGCGAAAAAATCAGTGCATTGACGGCTTACGACGCGATCATGGCTTCGCTTTTGGATGAATCGGGAATTGATATGATCTTAGTCGGCGACTCCGCCAGTACGGTATTTGCCGGCAATGATACGACATTGCCTATGACGGTGGAGCAGATGCTATACCATGTGCGTGTCGTTACCAAGTCGGTCAAACGCGCATTGGTCGTAGCCGATATGCCGTTTATGAGTTACCATGTGAGCGTCGAAGAAGCTATTCGTAATGCGGGTCGTTTTATGCAGGAAGGCCACGCGGAGGCCATCAAACTGGAAGGTGGGATCGAATTTTTACCAACGATACAACGATTGGTCGAAATCGGCATACCCGTGATGGGTCACCTCGGGCTTACGCCGCAGTCTATTCATAAATTTGGCACGTATCGTACGCGCGGCAAACAACCGGATGAAGCTAAAAAAATCATCAGTGACGCCAAAGCGCTGGAAAAAGCCGGCGTGTTTGCGCTTGTTCTCGAAAAAGTTCCAGTTACTTTAGCCAAAAAAATATCGGCATCTATTACTATACCGACCATAGGTATCGGCGCCGGGCCGCATTGTGACGGACAGATATTGGTCACGCATGATATGCTTGGGCTGTATGAAAAATTTCATCCGCGGTTTGTGCGCCGCTATGCCGAGCTTGGTAAAGCTATGCGCAAAGCCTTTGCTTCCTATCATCAGGATGTAAAGAGTAACCGATTTCCCACTGACAAAGAAAGCTATTCGTAGTAGTTTTTTTAAATCCGTTATTTTTTTCAAAAAAAAGAGTGAAAACGATTAATTTTCACTCTGCTAATTTTTGTTATGTATTGATTGTTTAAAACAAGCGCGCCATGCTCATCCCAAGATAAAAGTTCTTTTTATCCAAACGTTGTGCGGCATCTATGCGGAATAAACCGAATAAGCCGTTGATTGAAGCGCCGACTTCCTGATGCCAACGCGTCGTATAAACCGGTGCATAGCCCAATCCTGCTAAACGATTTTTATCAATCCATGTGCGGCCGGCTGATCCGAAAACGGCGATCCCTATATTTTTACGAGCAAACCAATCCAATCCTATCAATTCAAACGGTAGTGAGCGAAAATTATGTTCCGCAAAAACAGCAGCG from the bacterium genome contains:
- a CDS encoding histidine kinase; the encoded protein is MRIINSLFVITALIRCDLTAQEVDADSLLRKLRAYPIRDSARVEILTDICAALTFKEPDSVLIYAEEALIISKEIGYEYGIATAINCRGMAYYQKGDLTKAMENYLQASDYVKQHRIRNPRLDYADFVILNNIAIVYNNKQLVDEALAIHFQQIELLPLISANPIHYAALYTNIGGCYGNKKMFAEGIRWFEKVDSIAKVYNIPYGTSIAMLNIAANYNNMKLYSKAITSFRQSLTIAQALRIADTESACHNGLGVAYSETGRWAEAVLSFEAGAEVAKRSGLLSNAMTAYQGLARAAVQTGDFRKAYEAQMQYQQINDSLLSIEKTKSLQELITRYETEKKEITIREQQERLKVQSLESDRKNILIVGIILLLAVVGGASFFYIQTLQARKKNEILSMQMIAAEKSKAMEVAIAQSELKGLKSQMNPHFIYNVLNSIQSFVYANQKNEASENLSKFSDLMRKTLENSGRQWITLHEETEYLFRYLELEALCADHAFQYEIVVEPGLDPYTVEVPAMVIQPFAENAIKHGLLHKSGSKKLSIRFEKNLSGNDLRVVIEDNGIGRAASAEINARNGKKPRSFATQATAERIALLSQLQSRSIECQFTDKLSEHGAAGTRVDIVFPLEDRA
- a CDS encoding response regulator transcription factor — translated: MSRLRIIIIDDAVKARETLRLMISENMTNIEIVGEAGTLPDGVKLIHKTNPDVVLLDIEMPGHSGLEILDFFSPERMHFKIIFVTAYAEHAVRAFELSAVDYILKPVSPNRLKQALDKVTLGQINAEQYQVLKEQTAGTWNKIALKTGDGIVFIPTDQIIYLKAEGAYTKFILMKQEPILVSKNLAEYEKLQSAGPFVRAGRSIILNLSRIKKIGKASDGSVTMDNGDTLAIGDETYKQLVEAIKTIKLG
- a CDS encoding STAS domain-containing protein: MTFKEEKKGDVTVVYVHGKLMGGMETSAVHDRVHVLAESGVKKLVLDLSQVKWMNSSGLGVLMSSMTTMKLHGGDLRLSAVIEKVESLLMITQLLKIFKTYKTVEEAVQSFSSQEV
- a CDS encoding histone deacetylase, translated to MKIGFAYAPVFLEHRMHAGHHPECPERLVAITQAFAEAKLSDILENLHVKPVDESLLAEVHSEAHVDRIKEEASRAPAMIDGDTYVAHASYEAARMAAGAVVAAVDAVCSGQLTRAFCAVRPPGHHAEKEKAMGFCLFNNVAVGATYARRAYGLQRIAIVDWDVHHGNGTQAIFYEDPSVLFISTHESPLYPGTGQRTEIGSGAGQGYTLNIPMHAGDGDMEMETVFDKQIIPALDQFKPELLFISAGFDAHDRDPLANMTVTSEGFGKLTRLVVQAAEKHCQGRVISVLEGGYHLEALGASVVSHIRQLTHE
- a CDS encoding HAMP domain-containing histidine kinase; the protein is MPAASDAKKRREPKNAERIQKILMNSDKMASLGQLIAGVAHELNNPISFIESNVIFLEKYCNDLRTVITMLESSQTMDADVRAKVEAYKKEMEWDFAMGDMENILKSFNEGATRIRSILASLSAFSRGNRIAREEMNIHEAIDNTINLLRYKSRHVVEFETKYKANPYIIANRGEINQVLMNLIINAIHAVQHKFENGGKGAIYIHTHSGENFVYIDIKDNGEGIPDIYKNEIFKAFFTTKKEGEGTGLGLPISKEIVEKHGGAIEFESRAGIGTCFTVKLPFGTDEEIDVPKDTHNQGKKS
- a CDS encoding hybrid sensor histidine kinase/response regulator, giving the protein MSVATVASPSMTEPNKIMHDILVVDDEVDNLDLLKRTFRREYNVYSANSAAEALKLLDEREFAVIVSDQRMPEMTGVEMFQKAREKYPQTIRILLTGYTDINALVDAINMGHVYRYVTKPWSREEIVMTVKRAVEHYETTKQNARLLDELKIKNEELDRNNKQLKRLDELKTRFMVISSHELRTPASIISGNLELLMSGAMGEVPPEHQEIVTNAYKGTTRLIDLIEDVLSVMRSDSHNLKLNLSAYSPREVLEEVISSYRAFLHERRQTVQNELPELTIEGDRDRMFHVFANALSNAMKYSRDGETIGVSGKLNGDHMRITFRDAGIGIPPEELERIFEKFYQLGDADQHRTSKHKFMGGGSGLGLTIVRGIVEEHHGRVWAESEGKDKGAALQIELPLQQPVAG
- a CDS encoding radical SAM protein — translated: MPQSLSYVHSVHLALTRRCGAQCNYCTFKQSDSPLMTFDEIEQVIRKQKPTGISTVVLGAGQSLESLADLPALWNDQGYASFIHYVQDVCRIVLEHQLLPVVDIGPLTYAQLEMLRPFVPTIHLALENINTDFRATVQQNKSADDIMETFSDAGILGIPVTTGLLFGAGESIDDGLATLNALDEIQKRYHNLQSVTLQYVYDTKRGNATRTDIEYLDMLVKYSRKVMPDVAVIVPIHTQLHWFDEGLLPDDIGFVFEGFDGINYDAPFPKLTELERQFAKNHITLVPRLPVFPDFIDRIDASESLRSVLADWQSKRMYVTYAKA
- the upp gene encoding uracil phosphoribosyltransferase gives rise to the protein MTSFANLHVIRHPLVQQKLTYLRDKNTSHREFRKLLSEITAFMIFEITQDLKTKDIQVETPLETTTAQVLADHVVLVPVLRAGLGMLDGALDLIPNAKVGHIGLYRNEQTLEPVEYYAKFPPTLPEATAIMLDPMLATGGSSSAAVALLKRKRARHIKCLSLVAAPEGVERMLKDHPDVMIYTAGLDRQLNEHGYIVPGLGDAGDRLYGTK
- a CDS encoding ATP-binding protein — its product is MDLSGTYIPPDQQRSPDFQLTIPSMLDKLNAVEEITERVADAFHLRDDDRDNLAIAVTELTNNAIIHGNKFDPKKNVILSFYNDDGVLKVYIRDFGKGFDPGAVDNPLDPENLLKESGRGIFILRSIMDDVQFMFAGDGTVVKIVKRFLPK
- the mnmA gene encoding tRNA 2-thiouridine(34) synthase MnmA, producing MKQKKRVVVAMSGGVDSTASAALLKEQGYEVIGVTMKLWNYDEVGGGEINRESGCCSIDTMHDARVVCEQLGVPHYVWDLSDEFGRAVIDNFVNEYLEGRTPNPCVMCNKHIKWGTFLTKALHLGADFVATGHYARSVYDPVSGKYTLRKSYNRKKDQSYALWGIRQKALAMTLFPVGEMSDKEEVREVASRLHLRTAKKKESQEICFITDNNYNRFLKEKISGLSEKLAHGMIKTHDGQVVGEHDGYAFYTIGQRRGVGVAMNEPVYVTEISAKDNTIYVGRKDDLLATGLTATQVNLCRHEAITEAMPITAKIRYNDVGHEGVLTLNEIGETQVIFNQPQRAITPGQSVVFYDGDEVIGGGIIDRVLKETLQPV
- the panB gene encoding 3-methyl-2-oxobutanoate hydroxymethyltransferase, yielding MSTHHTITKVTTEQLRRMKQSGEKISALTAYDAIMASLLDESGIDMILVGDSASTVFAGNDTTLPMTVEQMLYHVRVVTKSVKRALVVADMPFMSYHVSVEEAIRNAGRFMQEGHAEAIKLEGGIEFLPTIQRLVEIGIPVMGHLGLTPQSIHKFGTYRTRGKQPDEAKKIISDAKALEKAGVFALVLEKVPVTLAKKISASITIPTIGIGAGPHCDGQILVTHDMLGLYEKFHPRFVRRYAELGKAMRKAFASYHQDVKSNRFPTDKESYS